Proteins from a single region of Pseudomonas quebecensis:
- a CDS encoding long-chain-acyl-CoA synthetase has protein sequence MNPPHGDMITWGKMLRKVPAIVRALPRVVRGLRAANVTDPGQPCGLGWHFEQATLRNPHGHAVLYGDRVLSYADVNRQANRIAHYLQAQGVGKGDVVALFIENRPELLLCVLAVAKLGGVCAMVNTAQTQATLVHSLNLVSPVAIVVGGELMGAYDAVRDQVSIQAARTWFIPDQPAPEPEGYIELIAASADCPEGNPASTAQVFFNDPCFYIYTSGTTGLPKAGIMKHGRWTRTAVSFGRIALDMGPDEVLYCTLPLYHATGLCVCWGSAIVGASGFAIRRKFSASQFWDDVRTFNATTLGYVGELCRYLLDQPPSESDRAHRVTKMVGNGLRPGVWAQFKARYGVAHVCELYAASDGNIGFTNVLNFDNTIGFCLQHWALVDYAHDSGEPIRGGDGFMRKVQTGGQGLLLARIDDKSPFDGYTDPEKNLRVILTDVFEPGDRYFNTGDLLRSIGFGHAQFVDRLGDTYRWKGENVSTTEVENVLLQHPQIAEVVAYGVEINNTNGRAGMVAITPSESLAALDMRELLQFAHSQLPPYAVPLFLRIKVQMETTGTFKYQKVRLKEEAFDPARAGNDPVYAWLPGSQGYVPVTGELLAQIQGGHFRY, from the coding sequence ATGAACCCTCCGCACGGCGACATGATCACCTGGGGCAAGATGCTGCGTAAGGTGCCCGCCATTGTCCGCGCGCTGCCGCGCGTGGTGCGCGGCCTGCGCGCGGCGAATGTCACCGACCCCGGCCAACCGTGCGGGCTGGGTTGGCACTTCGAGCAAGCCACCTTGCGCAACCCGCACGGCCACGCGGTGCTGTATGGCGACCGCGTGCTCAGTTACGCCGACGTCAATCGGCAGGCCAACCGTATCGCCCATTACCTGCAGGCCCAAGGCGTGGGCAAGGGGGACGTCGTTGCGCTGTTTATTGAAAACCGCCCCGAGTTGCTGCTGTGTGTGCTGGCGGTAGCCAAGCTGGGTGGCGTCTGCGCGATGGTCAATACCGCGCAAACCCAGGCAACGTTGGTGCACAGCCTCAACCTGGTCAGCCCGGTGGCGATTGTGGTCGGCGGGGAATTGATGGGGGCCTATGACGCTGTGCGCGATCAGGTATCGATCCAGGCCGCGCGCACCTGGTTCATTCCTGACCAGCCCGCACCAGAGCCCGAGGGCTATATCGAACTGATCGCGGCCAGTGCCGACTGCCCGGAGGGCAACCCGGCCAGCACTGCCCAGGTGTTCTTCAACGACCCCTGTTTCTATATCTATACCTCCGGCACGACTGGCCTGCCCAAGGCCGGCATCATGAAACACGGGCGCTGGACCAGGACCGCCGTGAGTTTCGGCCGTATCGCCCTGGACATGGGCCCTGACGAAGTTCTCTATTGCACCTTGCCGCTGTACCACGCCACCGGCCTGTGTGTGTGCTGGGGCTCGGCGATTGTCGGCGCGTCGGGGTTCGCTATCCGCCGCAAGTTCAGCGCCAGCCAGTTCTGGGACGATGTGCGCACGTTCAACGCGACCACCCTGGGCTATGTGGGGGAGTTGTGCCGTTACCTGCTCGACCAGCCGCCGAGCGAAAGCGATCGAGCCCACCGTGTCACCAAAATGGTCGGCAATGGCCTGCGCCCCGGTGTATGGGCCCAGTTCAAGGCGCGATACGGCGTGGCGCATGTCTGCGAGTTATACGCTGCCAGTGACGGCAATATCGGTTTTACCAACGTGCTGAATTTCGACAACACCATCGGCTTTTGCCTGCAGCATTGGGCACTGGTGGACTACGCCCATGACAGCGGCGAACCCATTCGTGGCGGCGATGGTTTCATGCGCAAGGTGCAGACGGGCGGGCAGGGGCTGTTGCTGGCCAGGATCGATGACAAGTCGCCCTTCGACGGTTACACCGACCCGGAAAAGAATCTCAGGGTCATCCTCACCGACGTCTTCGAACCGGGTGATCGTTACTTCAATACCGGCGATCTGTTGCGCAGCATCGGGTTCGGCCATGCGCAGTTCGTCGATCGCCTGGGGGACACTTATCGTTGGAAGGGTGAAAACGTCTCCACCACCGAGGTCGAGAATGTGCTGCTGCAGCATCCGCAGATCGCCGAAGTGGTGGCCTATGGCGTTGAAATCAACAACACCAACGGGCGCGCCGGCATGGTCGCGATCACCCCAAGCGAGTCCCTGGCCGCACTGGACATGCGTGAACTGCTGCAATTTGCCCACAGTCAGTTGCCCCCCTACGCAGTGCCGCTATTCCTGCGGATCAAGGTGCAGATGGAAACCACCGGCACCTTCAAGTACCAGAAAGTACGGCTTAAGGAAGAAGCCTTTGACCCGGCCAGGGCGGGCAACGACCCGGTGTATGCCTGGCTGCCGGGGTCGCAGGGGTACGTACCGGTCACCGGTGAGTTACTGGCGCAAATCCAGGGCGGCCATTTTCGCTATTGA
- the prmB gene encoding 50S ribosomal protein L3 N(5)-glutamine methyltransferase: MITSRLRTLRDHIRWAVSRFHGEDLFFGHGTDNAWDEARQLVLGALHLPWEMADSYLDCNLEEEEISHVQRLLHRRIHERVPTAYLLGEAWFCGMSFIVDKRVLIPRSPIGELIENRFEPWLAQPPARILDLCTGSGCIGIACAYEFPDAEVVLGDLSFEALEVANQNIERHGLDQRVYTVQGDGFDGLPAQRFDLIVSNPPYVDAEDFADMPDEYQHEPELGLACGDDGLNLVRRMLAEAADHLTEKGLLIVEVGNSQVHVQALYPQVDFAWLEFQRGGHGVFMLTAEQCRAHQAVFAAKV; the protein is encoded by the coding sequence GTGATCACTTCCCGCCTGCGCACCTTGCGCGACCATATCCGTTGGGCTGTCAGCCGTTTCCATGGGGAAGACCTGTTTTTTGGCCATGGCACCGACAATGCCTGGGATGAAGCCCGTCAGTTGGTGCTCGGCGCCCTCCATCTGCCATGGGAAATGGCCGACAGCTACCTGGACTGCAACCTCGAAGAAGAGGAAATCTCTCACGTCCAGCGCCTGCTGCATCGCCGCATCCATGAGCGCGTGCCCACGGCTTACCTGCTGGGCGAGGCGTGGTTCTGCGGCATGTCGTTTATCGTCGACAAGCGGGTGCTGATCCCGCGCTCACCGATTGGCGAACTGATCGAAAACCGCTTCGAACCCTGGCTGGCCCAACCCCCGGCGCGCATCCTCGACCTGTGCACCGGTTCCGGTTGCATCGGCATCGCCTGTGCGTACGAGTTCCCGGATGCCGAAGTGGTGCTGGGGGATCTGTCCTTTGAAGCCCTGGAAGTGGCCAACCAGAACATCGAGCGTCATGGCCTCGATCAGCGTGTGTACACCGTGCAGGGCGACGGTTTCGACGGCCTGCCGGCGCAGCGCTTTGACTTGATTGTCTCCAACCCGCCGTATGTAGACGCCGAGGATTTTGCCGACATGCCGGACGAATACCAGCACGAGCCGGAGTTGGGCCTGGCCTGCGGGGATGACGGCTTGAACCTGGTACGGCGCATGCTCGCCGAAGCGGCGGACCACCTGACCGAAAAAGGTTTGCTGATCGTCGAAGTGGGCAACAGCCAGGTGCATGTCCAAGCGCTGTACCCGCAAGTGGACTTTGCGTGGCTGGAGTTCCAGCGCGGCGGGCACGGGGTGTTCATGTTGACTGCCGAACAGTGCCGCGCCCATCAAGCGGTGTTCGCCGCCAAGGTTTAA
- a CDS encoding DUF3509 domain-containing protein: protein MSLIQDKFASVFSNYDVTTQPRPDGGILLTLRNSEGKQVKRSISYQQLHTADQLTWVISAIRRDLAEQASELPQISMLQSQNRFALPTYHSA, encoded by the coding sequence ATGAGCCTGATCCAAGATAAATTCGCTTCGGTATTCTCCAACTACGACGTCACCACTCAGCCTCGTCCGGACGGCGGCATCCTGTTGACCCTGCGCAACAGTGAAGGCAAGCAGGTCAAGCGTTCGATCTCTTACCAGCAGTTGCACACCGCCGACCAACTGACCTGGGTGATCAGCGCGATCCGCCGTGACCTGGCCGAGCAAGCCAGCGAGCTGCCGCAGATTTCCATGCTGCAAAGCCAGAATCGCTTCGCCCTGCCGACTTACCATTCCGCGTAA
- a CDS encoding alpha/beta hydrolase: MMLRVLLFTLTLLTTLAHAASPVVLQRPISLDTGNGELFGSLLLPQSDRPVPVVLIIAGSGPTDRNGNSADGARNDSLKRLAWVLARHNIASVRYDKRGVAASLAATPDERNLTLDAYVADAVAWGKLLKADKRMGPVIVLGHSEGALVAALAAPQLQPAGVISLSGSARPVDQVIRQQLADHLPPALLLRSNEILDHLKAGQVDADVPAPLEGIFRPSVQPYLISLFRADPSAAFAKLSMPALIIQGTHDIQVGVSDAQQLKQAKPDAQLVVIDGMNHVMRIVPKEVKQQLASYNDPQLPLAAELGNRIVRFIDGLQTR, encoded by the coding sequence ATGATGCTGCGAGTTTTGCTGTTCACCCTCACCCTCTTGACCACCCTGGCTCACGCCGCCTCCCCCGTTGTACTGCAACGGCCTATCAGCCTCGATACGGGCAATGGCGAGTTGTTCGGCTCGCTGCTGCTGCCGCAGTCGGACCGCCCGGTGCCGGTGGTGTTGATCATTGCCGGTTCCGGGCCTACCGATCGCAACGGCAACAGCGCCGACGGCGCACGCAACGACAGCCTCAAGCGCCTGGCCTGGGTGCTGGCCCGGCACAACATTGCCAGCGTGCGCTACGACAAGCGCGGCGTGGCCGCCAGCCTGGCCGCCACCCCGGACGAACGCAACCTGACTCTGGATGCCTATGTCGCCGACGCTGTAGCCTGGGGCAAGCTGCTCAAGGCCGACAAGCGCATGGGCCCGGTGATCGTGCTGGGTCACAGCGAGGGCGCACTGGTGGCGGCGCTCGCGGCGCCGCAGCTGCAACCGGCTGGCGTGATTTCCTTATCGGGCAGTGCGCGCCCGGTCGACCAGGTGATCCGCCAGCAACTGGCCGATCACCTGCCCCCTGCGCTGCTGCTGCGCAGCAATGAGATCCTCGACCACCTCAAGGCCGGCCAGGTGGACGCCGATGTCCCTGCTCCGCTGGAAGGTATTTTCCGACCGAGCGTGCAGCCGTATCTGATCAGCCTGTTCCGCGCCGACCCGTCGGCCGCGTTCGCCAAGCTGAGCATGCCGGCACTGATTATCCAGGGCACCCACGACATCCAGGTGGGCGTGAGCGACGCACAGCAACTCAAGCAGGCCAAACCTGACGCGCAATTGGTGGTGATCGACGGCATGAATCATGTGATGCGCATCGTGCCCAAGGAGGTGAAACAGCAGCTGGCATCCTACAACGACCCGCAACTGCCGCTTGCCGCAGAGCTGGGCAACCGCATAGTGCGCTTTATCGACGGACTTCAAACCCGATAA
- a CDS encoding LTA synthase family protein, with the protein MANPDALSQQRASTRLLQPTVKSHLAYTLLCALIMMVMFSLLRLALLVYNREMILDTPASTFLEAFGNGLRLDLRLVVYLSIPLLLALFSVRAMAARGFFRFWLTVASSIALFLGLMEMDFYREFHQRLNGLVFQYVKEDPKTVMSMLWYGFPVVRYLLAWAVGTLILSMAFKGADRATRPRGPFSGGSIGTRQVAPWYSRIAVFVVCLLVAVVAARGTLRQGPPLRWGDVYTTESNFANQLGLNGTLSLIAAAKARFSEDRSNIWKATLEQPLATQTVRDMLVLPAEKLVDTDTAAVRRDYLPPAEKTLPIKNVVVILMESFAGHSVGALGRPGNITPYFDKLSKEGLLFDRFFSNGTHTHQGMFATMACFPNLPGFEYLMQTPEGSHKLSGLPQLLSARKFDDVYVYNGDFAWDNQSGFFSNQGMTNFIGRNDFVDPVFSDPTWGVSDQDMFNRGLQELKAREGGKPFYALLQTLSNHTPYALPTPLPVEKVTDRGSLNEHLTAMRYSDWALGQFFEKARKEPYFKETLFVIVGDHGFGNEQQITEMDLGRFNVPMLMIAPGMQEKFGERDHTVGTQIDIVPTIMGRLGGETLHQCWGRDLLNLPEGDKGFGVIKPSGSDQTVALVTADRILVLPKEMPPKLWQYELGANPTGKLIPESSDEAALKQKLESFLQTATKSLLDNTAGVVDGKPD; encoded by the coding sequence ATGGCAAACCCGGACGCCCTGAGCCAGCAGCGAGCCTCGACTCGCCTGCTGCAACCGACCGTCAAATCCCATCTGGCCTACACGCTGCTGTGCGCACTGATCATGATGGTGATGTTCTCCCTGCTGCGCCTGGCGCTGCTGGTGTACAACCGCGAGATGATCCTCGACACGCCGGCCTCGACGTTCCTCGAAGCGTTCGGCAACGGCCTGCGCCTGGACCTGCGCCTGGTGGTGTACCTGAGCATCCCGCTGTTGCTGGCGCTGTTCAGCGTGCGCGCGATGGCTGCGCGGGGGTTCTTCCGTTTCTGGTTGACCGTCGCGTCCAGCATTGCCCTGTTCCTGGGCCTGATGGAAATGGACTTCTATCGCGAGTTCCACCAGCGTCTCAACGGCCTGGTGTTCCAGTATGTGAAAGAAGACCCCAAAACCGTGATGAGCATGCTCTGGTACGGTTTCCCGGTGGTGCGTTACCTGCTGGCGTGGGCCGTGGGTACATTGATCCTGAGCATGGCATTCAAAGGCGCCGACCGCGCCACGCGCCCGCGCGGCCCGTTCAGCGGCGGCAGCATCGGTACGCGCCAGGTAGCGCCGTGGTATTCGCGCATCGCCGTATTTGTGGTGTGCCTGCTGGTGGCCGTGGTCGCCGCCCGTGGCACCCTGCGCCAGGGCCCGCCGCTGCGCTGGGGCGACGTGTACACCACCGAGTCCAACTTCGCCAACCAGTTGGGCCTCAACGGCACACTGTCACTGATTGCAGCGGCCAAGGCGCGCTTCTCCGAGGACCGCTCCAACATCTGGAAAGCCACGTTGGAACAGCCGCTGGCGACCCAGACCGTACGCGACATGCTGGTACTGCCGGCGGAAAAACTGGTAGACACCGACACTGCCGCCGTACGCCGTGACTACCTGCCGCCGGCCGAGAAGACCCTGCCGATCAAAAACGTTGTCGTGATCCTGATGGAAAGCTTCGCCGGCCACTCGGTGGGTGCGCTGGGCCGTCCGGGCAACATCACCCCATACTTCGACAAATTGTCCAAGGAAGGCCTGCTGTTCGACCGCTTTTTCTCCAACGGTACCCATACCCACCAGGGTATGTTCGCCACCATGGCCTGCTTCCCGAACCTGCCGGGCTTCGAATACCTGATGCAGACCCCCGAAGGCAGCCACAAACTGTCGGGTCTGCCGCAGCTGCTCAGCGCGCGCAAGTTCGACGACGTGTATGTCTACAACGGCGACTTCGCCTGGGACAACCAGTCGGGTTTCTTCAGCAACCAGGGCATGACCAACTTCATCGGCCGTAACGACTTCGTCGACCCGGTGTTCTCCGATCCGACCTGGGGCGTGTCCGACCAGGACATGTTCAACCGTGGCCTGCAAGAGCTGAAGGCTCGTGAAGGCGGCAAGCCGTTCTACGCGCTGCTGCAAACCCTGTCCAACCACACGCCGTACGCGTTGCCCACGCCATTGCCGGTAGAGAAAGTCACCGACCGTGGCAGTCTCAACGAACACTTGACCGCCATGCGTTACTCCGACTGGGCCCTGGGCCAGTTCTTTGAAAAGGCGCGTAAAGAGCCGTACTTCAAGGAAACCCTGTTCGTGATCGTCGGCGATCACGGCTTCGGCAACGAACAACAGATCACCGAGATGGACCTGGGCCGATTCAACGTGCCGATGCTGATGATCGCGCCGGGCATGCAGGAAAAGTTCGGCGAGCGCGATCACACGGTGGGTACGCAGATCGACATCGTGCCGACCATCATGGGACGCCTCGGTGGCGAAACCCTGCATCAGTGCTGGGGGCGCGACCTGCTGAACCTGCCGGAAGGCGACAAGGGCTTCGGCGTGATCAAGCCTTCGGGCAGCGATCAGACCGTGGCGTTGGTGACGGCGGACCGCATCCTGGTACTGCCCAAGGAAATGCCACCAAAGTTGTGGCAGTACGAATTGGGCGCCAACCCGACCGGTAAATTAATTCCCGAGTCCTCGGACGAGGCGGCACTCAAGCAGAAACTTGAGTCGTTCCTGCAAACGGCCACCAAGAGCCTGCTGGACAATACCGCCGGCGTGGTAGACGGCAAGCCGGACTGA
- a CDS encoding cysteine hydrolase family protein, with protein MSVPKTMFQLSGRGYAAANLSHATLVIIDAQKEYLSGPLALSGMDAAVANIKQLVAAAREAGRPIVHVRHLGTVGGLFDPQGERGEFIPGLEPAADETIIGKLLPSAFHGTELLDRLQNLGSLDLIVCGFMSHSSVSTTVRAAKNLGFRCTLVEDACATRDLPYKGGVLGAEQVQQTEMAIMADNFATLALTKDLI; from the coding sequence ATGTCCGTTCCAAAGACGATGTTTCAACTCAGCGGTCGTGGTTACGCAGCTGCCAACCTCAGCCATGCGACCCTTGTGATCATCGACGCCCAGAAGGAGTACCTCAGCGGCCCACTCGCCCTCTCGGGCATGGACGCGGCCGTGGCCAATATCAAGCAACTGGTCGCGGCGGCGCGCGAAGCCGGGCGCCCGATCGTGCATGTGCGTCACCTGGGCACCGTGGGCGGCCTGTTCGACCCACAAGGCGAGCGCGGTGAATTCATCCCGGGCCTGGAACCTGCCGCTGACGAAACCATCATCGGCAAACTGCTGCCCAGCGCTTTCCATGGCACCGAACTGCTCGACCGACTGCAAAACCTGGGTTCCCTGGACCTGATCGTCTGCGGTTTCATGAGCCACTCCAGCGTCAGCACCACGGTGCGCGCAGCCAAGAACCTGGGGTTTCGCTGCACCCTGGTGGAAGATGCCTGCGCCACCCGCGACCTGCCCTACAAAGGCGGCGTGCTGGGTGCCGAGCAGGTGCAGCAAACCGAAATGGCGATCATGGCCGACAACTTCGCCACCCTCGCCCTGACCAAAGATCTGATCTGA
- a CDS encoding PLDc N-terminal domain-containing protein: MGSTFNGLIGLIILALDIWAIINVFKSGASTGAKVLWILLILLLPVLGLIIWAIAGPRGNVRI, encoded by the coding sequence ATGGGTTCCACTTTCAACGGCCTGATCGGCCTGATCATCCTCGCGCTGGATATCTGGGCGATTATCAACGTCTTCAAAAGCGGCGCCAGCACTGGGGCCAAGGTGTTGTGGATCCTGCTGATCCTGCTGCTGCCGGTGCTGGGCCTGATCATCTGGGCGATCGCCGGGCCGCGCGGTAACGTGCGGATCTGA
- a CDS encoding MFS transporter, which produces MVVTALPYWRLSSFYLFYFALLGATAPFLALYFDHLGFSSARIGELVAIPMLMRCVAPNLWGWLGDYTGRRLAIVRFGAVCTLLSFSLIFVSHSYAWLALVMALHAFFWHAVLPQFEVITLAHLQTQTSRYSQIRLWGSIGFILTVVIMGRLFDWLSLDIYPVVVVVIMAGIIGASLWVPNAQPASHGNRLAGDGFLKQLRSPGVLAFYLCVALMQMSHGPYYTFLTLHLEHLGYSRGVIGLLWALGVVAEVLMFLGMSRILTRFSLRRVLLASFVLAALRWLLLGSFAEFFWVLLLAQVMHAATFGSFHAAAIAFVQRSFGARQQGQGQALYAALSGTGGALGALYAGYSWNLLGPTFTFSLASVAALAAAVIIGFRLHEQNQGTPQ; this is translated from the coding sequence CTGGTTGTGACAGCCCTTCCGTATTGGCGCCTCTCCAGTTTCTATCTGTTCTACTTCGCCCTGCTGGGGGCGACGGCACCGTTCCTGGCGCTGTACTTCGATCACCTGGGGTTCTCCAGCGCGCGTATCGGCGAGCTGGTGGCCATCCCCATGCTGATGCGCTGCGTGGCCCCGAACCTGTGGGGCTGGCTGGGTGACTACACCGGTCGTCGCCTGGCCATCGTGCGTTTTGGCGCGGTGTGTACGTTGCTGAGTTTTTCGCTGATTTTCGTCAGCCACAGCTACGCCTGGCTGGCGCTGGTGATGGCGCTGCATGCGTTCTTCTGGCACGCGGTGTTGCCGCAGTTTGAAGTCATCACCCTGGCTCACCTGCAAACACAGACTTCACGCTACAGCCAGATCCGCCTGTGGGGCTCCATCGGTTTTATCCTCACCGTGGTCATCATGGGCCGCCTGTTCGATTGGCTGAGCCTGGACATTTACCCGGTGGTGGTCGTGGTGATCATGGCCGGGATTATCGGCGCCAGCCTGTGGGTGCCAAATGCGCAACCGGCCAGCCACGGCAATCGCCTGGCCGGGGATGGTTTCCTCAAGCAACTGCGCAGCCCCGGCGTGCTGGCGTTTTACCTGTGCGTGGCGCTGATGCAGATGAGCCACGGCCCGTATTACACATTTCTGACCTTGCACCTCGAGCACCTGGGCTACAGCCGTGGGGTGATCGGGTTGCTATGGGCGCTGGGGGTGGTGGCCGAAGTGCTGATGTTCCTCGGCATGAGCCGTATCCTCACGCGTTTTTCGCTGCGCCGGGTGCTGCTGGCCAGCTTTGTGCTGGCGGCGCTGCGCTGGTTACTGTTGGGCAGCTTTGCCGAATTCTTCTGGGTGTTGCTGCTGGCGCAGGTGATGCACGCCGCGACCTTCGGCAGTTTCCATGCCGCCGCGATTGCCTTCGTGCAGCGCAGCTTCGGCGCCAGACAACAGGGCCAGGGCCAGGCGCTGTACGCTGCGTTGTCCGGCACCGGCGGTGCCTTGGGCGCGCTGTATGCCGGTTACAGCTGGAACCTGTTGGGCCCGACCTTCACCTTTAGTCTTGCCAGCGTCGCCGCCCTGGCCGCGGCCGTTATCATCGGCTTTCGATTGCACGAGCAGAACCAAGGAACCCCTCAATGA
- a CDS encoding DUF3309 family protein produces the protein MSLILIIILILLLVGGLPVFPHSRNWGYGPSGILGVVLVVLLVLLLLGKI, from the coding sequence ATGAGCCTCATTTTAATCATCATTCTGATTCTGCTGCTGGTCGGCGGTCTGCCGGTGTTCCCGCACTCGCGTAACTGGGGCTATGGCCCGTCGGGTATTCTGGGCGTGGTACTGGTCGTGCTGCTGGTGCTGTTGTTGCTCGGCAAGATATAA
- a CDS encoding response regulator transcription factor → MNRPEEPFEASYSVPNAVRRRLNLSGKALTCSELEILRWASEGKTVWEISQIRATSEATVKFHLRNIYGKLQVNNRVQAMNEAARRGLC, encoded by the coding sequence ATGAATCGCCCAGAGGAGCCGTTTGAAGCGTCGTATTCCGTGCCTAATGCTGTCAGAAGGCGCCTTAACCTGTCCGGCAAAGCGCTGACCTGTTCAGAGTTGGAGATCCTGCGATGGGCCTCGGAAGGCAAGACTGTCTGGGAAATCAGCCAGATTCGCGCCACGTCCGAGGCCACAGTGAAATTTCACCTGCGCAATATCTACGGCAAATTGCAGGTCAACAATCGCGTGCAAGCGATGAACGAAGCCGCACGCCGGGGCCTATGTTGA
- a CDS encoding acireductone dioxygenase has translation MSYVAVYHVAAPDTPNKVLTHVEDIASTLAEHGVRFERWQPGPIEKGASDAVMIEAYRAPINDLGYSNVEVLNITHPFPARAEQRCRDTHGYFFIAGQGLFGLHMGEDVYIVRCEKNDLLIVPADTAHWLDFGEHPHAVALRMFNSAEGCVPVLTADAIAGCFPGLDD, from the coding sequence ATGAGCTATGTCGCCGTCTACCACGTCGCTGCACCGGATACGCCGAACAAGGTCCTGACCCATGTCGAAGATATCGCCAGCACCCTGGCCGAGCACGGTGTACGGTTCGAGCGCTGGCAACCCGGCCCGATCGAGAAGGGCGCCAGCGACGCCGTGATGATCGAGGCCTATCGCGCACCGATCAATGACCTGGGCTACAGCAACGTCGAGGTACTCAACATCACACACCCTTTCCCGGCACGCGCCGAACAGCGTTGCCGAGACACCCACGGCTATTTTTTCATCGCCGGCCAAGGACTCTTCGGCCTGCACATGGGCGAGGACGTCTACATCGTGCGCTGCGAGAAAAACGATCTACTGATCGTGCCGGCCGACACAGCGCACTGGCTGGACTTCGGTGAGCATCCCCATGCCGTGGCGCTGCGCATGTTCAACAGCGCCGAGGGTTGCGTGCCGGTATTGACCGCAGACGCCATCGCCGGCTGTTTTCCCGGTTTGGACGATTAG
- the aroC gene encoding chorismate synthase, with product MSGNTFGKLFTVTTAGESHGPALVAIVDGCPPGLELSLDDLQRDLDRRKPGTSRHTTQRQEPDEVEILSGVFEGRTTGCAIGLLIRNTDQKSKDYSAIKDLFRPAHADYTYHHKYGERDYRGGGRSSARETAMRVAAGAIAKKYLATQGILIRGYMSQLGPIEIPFKTWDSVQDNAFFCPDPDKVPELEAYMDQLRRDQDSVGAKITVVAEGVKPGLGEPIFDRLDAELAHALMSINAVKGVEIGAGFACVAQRGTEHRDELTPQGFLSNNAGGILGGISSGQPIVAHLALKATSSITTPGRSIDVHGNPVDVITKGRHDPCVGIRATPIAEAMMAIVLMDHLLRNRGQNADVRVSTPVLGHL from the coding sequence ATGTCCGGCAATACCTTCGGCAAGCTGTTCACTGTCACCACCGCGGGCGAAAGCCATGGCCCGGCGTTGGTCGCCATTGTCGACGGCTGCCCGCCCGGCCTTGAGTTGAGCCTGGACGACCTGCAGCGTGACCTCGACCGCCGCAAGCCCGGCACCAGCCGCCACACCACCCAGCGCCAGGAACCCGATGAAGTCGAGATCCTCTCCGGCGTGTTCGAAGGCCGCACCACCGGCTGCGCCATCGGCCTGCTGATTCGCAATACCGATCAGAAGTCCAAGGACTATTCGGCGATCAAGGACCTGTTCCGCCCGGCCCACGCCGACTACACCTACCACCACAAATACGGTGAGCGCGACTACCGTGGCGGCGGCCGCAGTTCGGCGCGGGAAACCGCCATGCGCGTGGCCGCCGGGGCTATTGCCAAGAAATACCTGGCAACCCAGGGCATCCTGATCCGTGGCTACATGAGCCAGCTTGGCCCGATTGAAATCCCGTTCAAGACCTGGGACAGCGTGCAAGACAACGCGTTTTTCTGCCCCGACCCGGACAAGGTGCCCGAGCTGGAGGCCTACATGGACCAGCTGCGCCGTGACCAGGATTCGGTCGGCGCCAAGATCACCGTGGTCGCCGAAGGCGTCAAGCCGGGCCTCGGCGAGCCGATTTTCGACCGTCTCGACGCCGAACTGGCCCACGCGCTGATGAGCATCAATGCGGTCAAGGGCGTGGAGATCGGCGCCGGTTTCGCCTGTGTCGCCCAGCGCGGCACCGAGCATCGCGATGAGCTGACGCCGCAAGGTTTCCTCAGCAACAACGCGGGCGGTATCCTCGGTGGTATTTCTTCCGGCCAGCCCATCGTTGCGCACCTGGCACTCAAAGCCACGTCGAGCATCACCACCCCGGGCCGCTCGATCGACGTGCACGGCAACCCGGTGGACGTGATCACCAAGGGTCGTCACGATCCCTGCGTCGGCATCCGCGCCACGCCGATCGCCGAAGCAATGATGGCCATCGTGCTGATGGACCATCTGCTGCGCAATCGCGGGCAAAACGCCGATGTGCGTGTGAGTACACCGGTGCTGGGCCATCTGTGA
- a CDS encoding ankyrin repeat domain-containing protein — MSTPRQMTEDEAAEFAEQVFDVARKGDAAMLAALLAKGLPANLRNHNGDTLLMLAAYHGHAEAVKVLLEFKANPLIANDKNQLPIAGAAFKGNLPVVKALIEGGTPVEAASSDGRTALMMAAMFNRVEMLDYLLAQGANPNATDAQGATALAAAQTMGAMDTAARLQNLV; from the coding sequence ATGTCCACCCCTCGACAAATGACCGAAGACGAAGCCGCCGAATTTGCCGAACAGGTCTTCGATGTGGCCCGCAAAGGCGACGCCGCCATGCTCGCCGCGCTGCTGGCCAAGGGTTTGCCGGCCAACTTGCGCAACCACAATGGCGACACCTTGCTGATGCTCGCCGCGTACCACGGCCATGCCGAAGCGGTCAAAGTATTGCTGGAATTCAAGGCCAACCCGCTGATCGCCAACGACAAGAATCAATTACCGATCGCCGGCGCGGCGTTCAAAGGCAATCTGCCCGTGGTCAAGGCCCTGATCGAAGGCGGTACACCGGTGGAGGCCGCATCTTCGGACGGTCGCACCGCGTTGATGATGGCGGCGATGTTCAATCGCGTTGAAATGCTCGACTACCTGCTCGCCCAGGGCGCCAACCCCAACGCCACCGACGCCCAGGGCGCTACGGCGCTGGCGGCGGCGCAAACCATGGGTGCGATGGATACGGCGGCGCGCTTGCAGAATCTGGTGTAG